From Vitis vinifera cultivar Pinot Noir 40024 chromosome 14, ASM3070453v1, a single genomic window includes:
- the LOC100267259 gene encoding protein FAR1-RELATED SEQUENCE 5 isoform X2 produces the protein MVLACYFSSLLTLDIDSTDMSESFHEGKMEDQIQTSSLLDIDAEQQCHSSEVESPDGLPKIGMKFESEDHAYRFYNAYAGLVGFSVRKDFKNRSKIDGSVMSRRFVCFKRGFRLPDKRNLNVKKPHKEVRTGCLAQMTISRQSDGRYRVIHFEANHNHEVVGPEYVHALPSHRKLTVSQAIEADLADRSSIQRKLTFKLMGKEDGIRENVAHLPIDLHARRTKDMKRGEAGSLLYYFQSQQTGNPMFFYAVQLDMDEQITNIFWADSKMMIDYSHFGDVVYFDTTYRTNQLCRPLAAFIGVNHHKEMVVFGAALLYDEAPESFHWLFQTFMQAMSGRKPKTILTVQDMAIAKAIGLVFPATYHRICIWNMWQNAMRHLGHLLEDQDEFGKDFRNCICEPVKEEEFFQSWEAILDKYSLRGNAWLADLFKEKEKWAMVYGRRMFCGDLKSTWLSEGFNSCLRKYLKSDVDILQFFNHFERMVVDLRDKELQSNIVSQRAPMLETSAVVLKHAWDIYSPEVFEIFQKEFEDSCDLVIDQCNENGPLSEYKLSSFGKLCQHTVAFNSSDETVECSCMKFEYAGILCSHALKVLGVRSIKVVPEKYILKRWTKDARVENIENFDGCITKEDPKLLMLSRYKDLTQKAIRLSTWAADSEEGYLFLNRIFKDSMLGLEKIYSKKYHEINKICTDASQSEDDDNIEDANYDGRSGL, from the exons ATGGTGCTGGCTTGCTATTTTTCATCTCTCTTAACATTGG ACATTGATTCTACTGATATGTCAGAAAGCTTTCATGAAGGCAAAATGGAAGACCAAATTCAAACATCAAGTCTATTGGATATTGATGCAGAGCAACAGTGTCATAGTTCTGAGGTTGAGTCACCAGATGGGTTGCCAAAAATAGGTATGAAATTTGAATCAGAAGATCATGCATACAGATTCTATAATGCATATGCTGGATTGGTAGGCTTTAGTGTTCggaaagattttaaaaatagaagcaAGATAGATGGCAGTGTGATGTCACGAaggtttgtttgttttaaacGGGGTTTTCGGCTTCCAGACAAACGGAATCTGAATGTGAAGAAACCCCACAAGGAGGTCAGAACAGGTTGCCTGGCACAAATGACCATATCTCGTCAATCTGATGGGAGATATCGTGTAATCCACTTTGAAGCAAATCATAATCATGAAGTTGTAGGCCCTGAATATGTTCATGCATTGCCATCACATAGAAAACTAACCGTTTCTCAAGCCATCGAAGCTGACCTAGCGGACAGGTCTAGTATTCAGAGGAAATTAACCTTTAAGTTGATGGGTAAAGAAGATGGGATTCGGGAAAATGTTGCTCATCTTCCAATTGATTTACATGCTAGACGGACGAAAGATATGAAAAGGGGAGAGGCAGGAAGTTTGctatattattttcaaagtcAACAAACTGGAAACCCAATGTTCTTCTATGCTGTACAGCTTGATATGGATGAGCAGATAACAAACATATTTTGGGCGGACTCAAAGATGATGATTGATTATAGTCATTTTGGTGATGTGGTTTATTTTGACACAACCTACAGAACAAATCAACTTTGTAGGCCATTGGCAGCTTTTATAGGAGTGAACCATCACAAAGAAATGGTAGTGTTCGGGGCTGCTCTTTTATATGATGAGGCCCCTGAATCTTTTCACTGGTTATTCCAAACATTCATGCAGGCGATGTCTGGAAGGAAACCAAAAACAATTCTCACAGTTCAGGATATGGCAATTGCAAAAGCAATTGGGTTGGTATTTCCTGCGACATATCATCGTATATGCATATGGAATATGTGGCAAAATGCAATGCGACACCTAGGGCATCTTCTAGAGGATCAAGATGAGTTTGGCAAAGATTTCCGTAATTGTATATGTGAACCTGTGAAGGAAGAAGAATTTTTCCAGTCATGGGAAGCTATACTGGACAAATATAGTCTTCGGGGAAATGCATGGCTAGCAGACCtattcaaagaaaaagagaaatggGCTATGGTATATGGGAGACGAATGTTTTGTGGCGACTTAAAGAGCACTTGGCTAAGTGAGGGTTTTAACAGTTGtttgagaaaatatttgaaatctgATGTAGACATACTGCAGTTTTTCAACCATTTTGAGAGGATGGTGGTCGACTTGCGTGACAAAGAATTGCAATCTAATATCGTGAGCCAACGTGCCCCAATGCTGGAAACAAGTGCAGTTGTGTTGAAGCACGCTTGGGACATCTACTCTCCCgaagtttttgaaatttttcaaaaggaatttgaagacTCTTGTGATCTTGTTATTGACCAATGCAATGAGAATGGACCATTGTCTGAGTACAAGCTAAGTAGTTTTGGGAAACTTTGTCAGCATACTGTTGCATTCAACTCATCAGATGAAACGGTTGAGTGCAGCTGTATGAAGTTTGAGTATGCCGGAATTCTCTGTAGCCATGCTTTGAAGGTGCTTGGTGTTAGGAGTATAAAAGTTGTTCCAGAAAAATACATTTTGAAAAGGTGGACAAAGGATGCAAGGgttgaaaatatagaaaattttgatgGATGCATTACCAAAGAGGACCCCAAGTTGTTAATGTTGAGCCGCTACAAAGACTTGACCCAAAAGGCTATTAGACTGTCAACATGGGCAGCTGACTCTGAGGAAGGGTATCTCTTTCTGAATAGAATATTCAAAGACAGCATGCTTGGGTTGGAAAAGATATATTCGAAAAAATATCatgaaatcaataaaatttgtacagatgcttcccaaaGTGAAGATGATGACAATATTGAAGATGCAAACTATGATGGGAGATCGGGActataa
- the LOC100267259 gene encoding protein FAR1-RELATED SEQUENCE 5 isoform X1 → MVLACYFSSLLTLGPDIDSTDMSESFHEGKMEDQIQTSSLLDIDAEQQCHSSEVESPDGLPKIGMKFESEDHAYRFYNAYAGLVGFSVRKDFKNRSKIDGSVMSRRFVCFKRGFRLPDKRNLNVKKPHKEVRTGCLAQMTISRQSDGRYRVIHFEANHNHEVVGPEYVHALPSHRKLTVSQAIEADLADRSSIQRKLTFKLMGKEDGIRENVAHLPIDLHARRTKDMKRGEAGSLLYYFQSQQTGNPMFFYAVQLDMDEQITNIFWADSKMMIDYSHFGDVVYFDTTYRTNQLCRPLAAFIGVNHHKEMVVFGAALLYDEAPESFHWLFQTFMQAMSGRKPKTILTVQDMAIAKAIGLVFPATYHRICIWNMWQNAMRHLGHLLEDQDEFGKDFRNCICEPVKEEEFFQSWEAILDKYSLRGNAWLADLFKEKEKWAMVYGRRMFCGDLKSTWLSEGFNSCLRKYLKSDVDILQFFNHFERMVVDLRDKELQSNIVSQRAPMLETSAVVLKHAWDIYSPEVFEIFQKEFEDSCDLVIDQCNENGPLSEYKLSSFGKLCQHTVAFNSSDETVECSCMKFEYAGILCSHALKVLGVRSIKVVPEKYILKRWTKDARVENIENFDGCITKEDPKLLMLSRYKDLTQKAIRLSTWAADSEEGYLFLNRIFKDSMLGLEKIYSKKYHEINKICTDASQSEDDDNIEDANYDGRSGL, encoded by the exons ATGGTGCTGGCTTGCTATTTTTCATCTCTCTTAACATTGG GTCCAGACATTGATTCTACTGATATGTCAGAAAGCTTTCATGAAGGCAAAATGGAAGACCAAATTCAAACATCAAGTCTATTGGATATTGATGCAGAGCAACAGTGTCATAGTTCTGAGGTTGAGTCACCAGATGGGTTGCCAAAAATAGGTATGAAATTTGAATCAGAAGATCATGCATACAGATTCTATAATGCATATGCTGGATTGGTAGGCTTTAGTGTTCggaaagattttaaaaatagaagcaAGATAGATGGCAGTGTGATGTCACGAaggtttgtttgttttaaacGGGGTTTTCGGCTTCCAGACAAACGGAATCTGAATGTGAAGAAACCCCACAAGGAGGTCAGAACAGGTTGCCTGGCACAAATGACCATATCTCGTCAATCTGATGGGAGATATCGTGTAATCCACTTTGAAGCAAATCATAATCATGAAGTTGTAGGCCCTGAATATGTTCATGCATTGCCATCACATAGAAAACTAACCGTTTCTCAAGCCATCGAAGCTGACCTAGCGGACAGGTCTAGTATTCAGAGGAAATTAACCTTTAAGTTGATGGGTAAAGAAGATGGGATTCGGGAAAATGTTGCTCATCTTCCAATTGATTTACATGCTAGACGGACGAAAGATATGAAAAGGGGAGAGGCAGGAAGTTTGctatattattttcaaagtcAACAAACTGGAAACCCAATGTTCTTCTATGCTGTACAGCTTGATATGGATGAGCAGATAACAAACATATTTTGGGCGGACTCAAAGATGATGATTGATTATAGTCATTTTGGTGATGTGGTTTATTTTGACACAACCTACAGAACAAATCAACTTTGTAGGCCATTGGCAGCTTTTATAGGAGTGAACCATCACAAAGAAATGGTAGTGTTCGGGGCTGCTCTTTTATATGATGAGGCCCCTGAATCTTTTCACTGGTTATTCCAAACATTCATGCAGGCGATGTCTGGAAGGAAACCAAAAACAATTCTCACAGTTCAGGATATGGCAATTGCAAAAGCAATTGGGTTGGTATTTCCTGCGACATATCATCGTATATGCATATGGAATATGTGGCAAAATGCAATGCGACACCTAGGGCATCTTCTAGAGGATCAAGATGAGTTTGGCAAAGATTTCCGTAATTGTATATGTGAACCTGTGAAGGAAGAAGAATTTTTCCAGTCATGGGAAGCTATACTGGACAAATATAGTCTTCGGGGAAATGCATGGCTAGCAGACCtattcaaagaaaaagagaaatggGCTATGGTATATGGGAGACGAATGTTTTGTGGCGACTTAAAGAGCACTTGGCTAAGTGAGGGTTTTAACAGTTGtttgagaaaatatttgaaatctgATGTAGACATACTGCAGTTTTTCAACCATTTTGAGAGGATGGTGGTCGACTTGCGTGACAAAGAATTGCAATCTAATATCGTGAGCCAACGTGCCCCAATGCTGGAAACAAGTGCAGTTGTGTTGAAGCACGCTTGGGACATCTACTCTCCCgaagtttttgaaatttttcaaaaggaatttgaagacTCTTGTGATCTTGTTATTGACCAATGCAATGAGAATGGACCATTGTCTGAGTACAAGCTAAGTAGTTTTGGGAAACTTTGTCAGCATACTGTTGCATTCAACTCATCAGATGAAACGGTTGAGTGCAGCTGTATGAAGTTTGAGTATGCCGGAATTCTCTGTAGCCATGCTTTGAAGGTGCTTGGTGTTAGGAGTATAAAAGTTGTTCCAGAAAAATACATTTTGAAAAGGTGGACAAAGGATGCAAGGgttgaaaatatagaaaattttgatgGATGCATTACCAAAGAGGACCCCAAGTTGTTAATGTTGAGCCGCTACAAAGACTTGACCCAAAAGGCTATTAGACTGTCAACATGGGCAGCTGACTCTGAGGAAGGGTATCTCTTTCTGAATAGAATATTCAAAGACAGCATGCTTGGGTTGGAAAAGATATATTCGAAAAAATATCatgaaatcaataaaatttgtacagatgcttcccaaaGTGAAGATGATGACAATATTGAAGATGCAAACTATGATGGGAGATCGGGActataa
- the LOC104881588 gene encoding putative pentatricopeptide repeat-containing protein At3g15130, with amino-acid sequence MLRILAKLQICKLIRESCRYHHCCRSLLWCLRTISSLANPVEGIPFEKLETIDDHSFKFHQFSQILQECTDAGDLRTGMSVHTYLVKLNINGFILIWNKLLSLYLKFGHIHHAHQLFDTMPRRDVVSFNTMISASVRNNYDALDLVGLYSKMKKEDVKPNHITFAGLIGACDGLIALRLRGIFHAHTVRCGLSSNEFVGSSLVDGYAKQMKLEDAIKAFNEIMELDLVSWNIMIDGCARNNSKEHAVRMFSQMLKGNVRVDGFTLTSIIKTCSKPGDLKHGMQFHGSAIKLGLAHETPIYNALITMYSKCEKGVASPVKIFGSISEPNIISWTAMISGFMQNEQNEEAIGLFKEMLRLGVRENDFSFSSILPVYGNLANLEQGKQIHARIIKSWFGLDLSVNNALIDMYSKCGSLEDAHLVFMKMGKHDVVSCTTMIMSYGQHGKGKEALEILAEMKSEGLVPDGVTFLGCLYACSHGGLVEEGVRVFKIMIEDHNLKPKREHFACVVDMLGRAGRLNEAENFIDEMGIESDVLVWETLLGACRVHGEMVLGEKSAQKIMELQPGRHGPYVLLANIYAERGSWEDKVMVREKLVSHGLKKQVGCSWVALETMSC; translated from the coding sequence ATGCTGAGAATTCTTGCAAAGCTGCAAATCTGCAAATTGATCAGAGAATCTTGCAGGTATCATCATTGCTGCCGCTCTTTGTTATGGTGTCTTAGAACTATTTCCAGCTTAGCCAATCCAGTTGAGGGAATCCCATTTGAAAAACTTGAAACCATTGATGATCATTCTTTCAAGTTTCACCAGTTTAGCCAAATCTTACAGGAATGCACTGATGCTGGTGACCTCCGAACTGGCATGTCAGTCCACACTTATCTCgtaaaattgaatattaatggGTTTATCTTGATATGGAACAAGTTACTTAGTTTGTACCTTAAATTTGGTCATATTCATCATGCTCATCAACTGTTTGATACAATGCCTCGGAGAGATGTTGTTTCTTTTAACACAATGATTTCTGCTTCTGTCCGTAATAATTATGATGCTCTTGATTTAGTCGGTCTTTATTCCAAGATGAAAAAAGAAGATGTTAAGCCCAACCATATCACGTTTGCTGGGTTAATTGGTGCTTGTGATGGGTTGATTGCATTGAGATTAAGAGGGATATTTCATGCCCATACAGTTCGTTGTGGATTAAGCTCTAATGAATTTGTGGGGAGTTCATTGGTTGATGGCTATGCAAAACAAATGAAGTTAGAAGATGCCATTAAAGCTTTCAATGAGATTATGGAATTGGATTTAGTTTCATGGAATATTATGATTGATGGGTGCGCACGGAACAACAGTAAAGAACATGCTGTGAGAATGTTCTCTCAGATGCTTAAAGGAAATGTGAGGGTCGATGGCTTCACTTTGACAAGCATTATAAAGACATGCTCAAAACCTGGAGATTTGAAGCATGGGATGCAGTTCCATGGTAGTGCAATAAAATTAGGTTTGGCTCATGAAACGCCAATTTACAATGCCCTTATAACAATGTATTCAAAGTGTGAGAAAGGAGTGGCATCTCCTGTTAAAATTTTTGGGAGCATTTCAGAACCCAACATAATCTCCTGGACCGCAATGATTTCTGGGTTCATGCAAAATGAGCAGAATGAGGAAGCAATTGGGTTATTTAAGGAAATGCTTAGATTAGGTGTAAGAGAAAATGATTTCAGTTTTTCCAGTATTCTTCCTGTGTATGGTAATTTGGCAAACCTTGAGCAAGGGAAGCAAATTCATGCCAGGATCATAAAATCATGGTTTGGATTGGATCTATCAGTGAACAATGCCCTGATAGATATGTATTCCAAGTGCGGCAGCTTAGAAGATGCACACCTGGTGTTTATGAAAATGGGAAAACATGATGTTGTATCTTGCACAACGATGATTATGAGTTATGGCCAGCATGGTAAGGGAAAAGAAGCTCTGGAAATTCTTGCTGAAATGAAAAGTGAAGGATTGGTTCCAGATGGTGTTACATTTCTTGGTTGCCTTTATGCATGTAGTCATGGTGGTCTTGTTGAGGAAGGTGTAAGGGTGtttaaaataatgattgaaGATCATAATCTCAAGCCTAAAAGGGAGCATTTCGCTTGTGTTGTTGACATGTTAGGCCGTGCCGGGAGGTTAAATGAGGCAGAGAATTTTATTGATGAGATGGGGATTGAATCAGATGTTTTGGTATGGGAAACGTTACTTGGTGCTTGTAGGGTTCACGGGGAGATGGTATTGGGAGAGAAATCTGCCCAAAAGATTATGGAACTACAACCAGGAAGGCATGGACCTTATGTTTTGTTAGCCAATATCTATGCTGAAAGAGGATCTTGGGAAGACAAAGTGATGGTGAGGGAGAAACTGGTCAGTCATGGGTTGAAAAAGCAGGTTGGATGCAGCTGGGTAGCATTGGAGACGATGTCATGCTAA